The genomic stretch TTGAGCAGACAAAAGGAATCCTGGCCACCCGAAAGCCCAATGAGCAGCCGCTGACCGGGGTAAAAAAGGTGTTTCTGTCGGATGGTGTGCTGGACTCGCAGGTGCAGCGGAGAGAGCCTGGCCACGGTGACACCGGATCCGCTTTAAGCGCAACGGAGTTTCTTAAGCAAGGGCGCGGGTGAGATGAGAGGCCACTGCCTGTACCGCTGCAATACTGCGCTCGTAGGCCATCCGGGTTGGCCCCAACAGGGTAACCGTACCGAGGGGGGAAGAGCGCCGGTGATAGGTGGAGGCGATAACTGTGCAGTGGTGCAAAGACTCAAGAGGATTTTCACTGCCAATGTAAATGATCACAGGGATCCTGGGGTGATGGGGATCCTCTTCTCTATTGCCTTCCTCCTCATCGATGGAGCCTGCTGTTGTTTGGGGCTGTGGTGTTACCCCGCCCATAGGAGGCAGCCCAATCATCCCCTGCAGTTGCTGGGATCCCTCCTCGATCAACTGCACCACCGCCTGGACTTGCTGGGCCTGGGAAAACTCCGGTTGCCGCATCAGCTCAGTCATCCCGGCACTAAACACCTGCCCAAGGGGGGGCTGTAGATACCGTTGCACCACAGAGCGCAGCAGTTGTTGGAGCCAATGGCCGTAGGTACGAAATTCTTCGTCTAGCTTCAGCCAGCTCAAGTCCTGCAATTCTGCAAAGGTTTTGCCCCGCAGCTTTAGGGTGAGGAAGTTGCTGAGTAGCTGGAGTTCGTCTTCTAGCCGGTCACTGGGCCACTCCGGTGGGCTGACCATGGCTGAGTAGGTTTGGTAAGAGTCAGTTACCACCAATACCATCACCCGCCCCGGGGATACCGCCACCAACTGCACATGATGAATGGCAACCACCGGCCCCTGTGGAGGCGTGATCAGGGCAATACAGCCGCTCAAGTGGGCCAG from Thermostichus vulcanus str. 'Rupite' encodes the following:
- a CDS encoding HrcA family transcriptional regulator produces the protein MRLKLTPRQRKILWATVRSYIATAEPVGSKTLAQSYDLGVSTATIRNDLATLEQVGLLFQPHTSAGRIPSDFGYRVYVNDLLATPSSHSTGIPYDTPQPAPHPALQRLMEQLNRQLGDDLDSLLQRVAQLLAHLSGCIALITPPQGPVVAIHHVQLVAVSPGRVMVLVVTDSYQTYSAMVSPPEWPSDRLEDELQLLSNFLTLKLRGKTFAELQDLSWLKLDEEFRTYGHWLQQLLRSVVQRYLQPPLGQVFSAGMTELMRQPEFSQAQQVQAVVQLIEEGSQQLQGMIGLPPMGGVTPQPQTTAGSIDEEEGNREEDPHHPRIPVIIYIGSENPLESLHHCTVIASTYHRRSSPLGTVTLLGPTRMAYERSIAAVQAVASHLTRALA